In Falco biarmicus isolate bFalBia1 chromosome 7, bFalBia1.pri, whole genome shotgun sequence, a single window of DNA contains:
- the GALC gene encoding galactocerebrosidase isoform X2 produces MGSAALLWGWLLLGCSCAPGPPGIDAAALLTATYVLDDAGGLGRTFDGIGAVSGGGATSRLLVNYQEPYRSQILDYLFKPNFGASLHILKVEIGGDGQSTDGTEPSHMHYENDENYFRGYEWWLMKEAKKRNPKIKLIGLPWTFPAWVGKGENWPYDYPDVTAYYVVSWILGAKQYHDLDIDYVGIWNERAFSSKYIKLLRYTLDKHGLQQVRIIASDRLWEPISFVLLLDSELHGVVDVIGAHYPGTKTVPNAILTKKKLWSSEDYSTFNDEGGAGCWARILNQNYVNGNMTSTIAWNLVASYYEELPFGRCGLMTAQEPWSGHYKVEAPIWITAHTTQFTQPGWSYLQVDGHLEGGGSFVALTDGLGNLTIIVETMTHNHSQCIRPPLPHFDVKPQRATFYLKGSFYMVETLQVWHSRLGFESGNTSLFQQLCPVKVWKGSFSLDLNVDEVYTLTTLKTGQKCGCPKPPPPHPFPSNYKDDFNIRNPPFSEAPNFADQTGVFEYFINASDPGDHVFTLRQVVVQRPITWASDADQTISVIGNFQWKS; encoded by the exons atGGGGAGCGCGGCtttgctgtggggctggcttCTCCTTGGCTGCAGCTGTGCGCCGGGCCCCCCCGGGATCGATGCTGCTGCGCTCTTGACGGCTACCTACGTGCTGGATGATGCCGGCGGGCTGGGCAGGACGTTTGATGGGATCGGGGCTGTCAGCGGCGGCGGG gCCACATCTAGACTCCTGGTGAACTACCAAGAACCTTATCGCTCCCAGATTTTAGATTATCTGTTCAAG ccAAATTTTGGTGCTTCTTTACATATCCTCAAAGTAGAGATTGGAGGTGATGGACAATCAACAG ATGGTACTGAACCCTCCCATATGCACTATGAAAATGACGAGAACTACTTCCGGGGCTATGAATGGTGGCTGATGAAAGAAGCTAAAAAGAGGAACCCCAAAATTAAACTGATTG gATTACCTTGGACATTTCCAGCATGGGTGGGGAAGGGTGAAAACTGGCCCTATGACTATCCAGATGTCACTGCTTACTATGTTGTTTCTTGGATATTAGGAGCTAAACAGTATCATGATTTGGATATTGATTATGTTGGG aTATGGAATGAAAGGGCATTTAGTAGCAAATACATTAAg CTGTTGAGATACACATTGGATAAGCATGGTCTGCAGCAGGTGAGGATCATAGCCAGCGATAGACTGTGGGAGCCCATTTCCTTTGTCTTGCTGCTTGACTCTGAGCTCCACGGAGTGGTCGATGTGATTGG GGCTCACTATCCTGGAACAAAAACAGTGCCAAACGCCATATTAACTAAGAAGAAACTGTGGTCTTCAGAAGATTACAGTACTTTCAATGATGAAGGAGGTGCAGGCTGCTGGGCTCGGATCCTGAACCAAAACTACGTGAATGGAAACATGACCTC aaccATCGCATGGAACTTGGTGGCTAGTTATTATGAAGAGTTGCCCTTTGGTCGATGTGGATTAATGACAGCGCAAGAGCCATGGAGTGGCCACTACAAAGTAGAAGCTCCTATTTGGATTACAG CACACACAACGCAGTTTactcagccaggctggtcaTACTTGCAAGTGGATGGGCACTTAGAAGGAGGTGGCAGTTTTGTAGCTTTAACAGATGGCCTAGGAAACCTTACCATCATTGTTGAAACTATG actcATAATCACTCTCAGTGTATCAGGCCTCCGCTGCCTCATTTTGATGTGAAACCTCAGAGAGCAACTTTCTACCTCAAAGGGTCATTT TATATGGTGGAAACCCTTCAAGTGTGGCATTCTAGACTTGGTTTTGAATCTGGAAACACTAGTCTGTTCCAGCAACTCTGTCCTGTAAAG GTGTGGAAGGGAAGTTTTTCTTTAGATCTAAATGTGGATGAAGTCTACACTTTAACCACACTCAAGACAGGGCAGAAATGTGGTTGCCCAAAGCCTCCACCACCTCATCCCTTTCCTTCAAATTACAAAGATGATTTCAATATTC GTAATCCACCTTTCAGTGAAGCCCCAAATTTTGCGGATCAGACAGGTGTGTTTGAATACTTCATAAATGCTTCTGACCCAGGAGATCATGTGTTCACACTCCGCCAGGTGGTGGTTCAGCGACCCATCACTTGGGCTTCTGATGCAGACCAGACCATCAGCGTCATAGGAAATTTTCAGTG GAAGAGTTGA
- the GPR65 gene encoding psychosine receptor, translated as MNNTAKCHDDHTLDKYLFPSVYSIVMMISIPINCISLYASCIQVRKKNELAVYIFSLSLADLLYSLILPLWIDYAWNGDNWRLSALLCQISAFLMYMNFYTSTAFLACISVDRYLALVHPLKLQHLRTRRFSLIVSIIVWLLESILNSAILMNNEVFNDPCNFTNHTLCYDKYPLEWWQAWMNLFRICSGYLVPLIIIVFCYHKIYQVVRCNQATLDEEKKKVRKLILNITVTFIVCFTPYHVMLLIRSIKEPYSTDPQLLQLMYKVYRVTQAFTSFNCIADPILYCFVSETARTDILNLLRCRLCLRKQKGDQAKDHALCSFATKSSVLITHRTSGETETEQAHS; from the coding sequence ATGAACAACACTGCTAAGTGCCATGATGATCACACCCTGGACAAGTATTTGTTTCCAAGTGTGTACAGCATTGTGATGATGATCAGTATTCCCATCAACTGCATATCCCTGTATGCATCTTGCATTCAGGTGAGGAAAAAGAATGAGTTAGCAGTCTACATCTTCAGCCTGTCCCTAGCTGACCTTTTGTACTCTCTGATTCTGCCCCTATGGATCGATTATGCCTGGAATGGAGATAACTGGAGGCTCTCTGCCTTGCTTTGTCAGATTTCTGCCTTCCTTATGTATATGAATTTCTACACCAGCACTGCGTTCCTTGCTTGCATCTCTGTTGACAGGTACCTGGCATTAGTTCACCCCTTGAAGCTCCAGCACTTGCGCACAAGAAGATTTTCATTGATTGTCAGCATAATTGTTTGGCTTCTGGAAAGCATCTTGAATTCAGCCATATTGATGAACAACGAAGTATTCAATGATCCTTGCAATTTCACTAATCACACGTTATGCTATGATAAATACCCCCTAGAATGGTGGCAGGCATGGATGAATTTATTCCGGATATGTTCAGGGTACCTGGTCCCTTTGATAATCATCGTGTTTTGCTACCACAAGATCTACCAGGTAGTGAGATGTAATCAAGCCACACTAGacgaagaaaagaaaaaagtgagaaaacttatTCTGAATATCACAGTTACTTTCATTGTTTGCTTCACTCCTTATCACGTTATGTTGCTTATTCGCAGCATTAAAGAACCTTACAGCACTGACCCACAGCTTTTGCAGCTGATGTATAAGGTTTACAGAGTCACACAGGCCTTTACAAGTTTCAATTGCATTGCTGATCCCATTCTTTACTGCTTCGTGAGCGAAACGGCACGAACAGACATACTGAATTTGCTCAGGTGTCGCTTGTGCCTACGAAAGCAGAAGGGAGACCAAGCAAAAGACCATGCTCTGTGCAGTTTTGCTACAAAGAGCAGTGTGCTGATCACCCACAGAACTTCAGGTGAAACAGAGACTGAGCAAGCACATTCAtag